One Brachyspira suanatina DNA segment encodes these proteins:
- the murB gene encoding UDP-N-acetylmuramate dehydrogenase, whose product MVKSFNGVLSKENVSLKKFNTFRVNAKALEFYMPETINGFIDLIKYLNDNNKRYMILGGGSNILFLDKVIEFPIIYMGFFSRIEHTSHNILAYSGAKVSDVVKYAYKNAFTGLEFLSGLPGTIGGAAYMNARCYEHSVSEFIDKVGIIDDNIEYMHINVEDCEYAYKRSIFQYKKYIIVDVRFKLNKGSKKLIKPEMKKFYKDRKNKNQFKYPSAGSTFLNDYETNMIAGKVIDSINMRNVRVGGAMVSPYHANFIINYNNATGRDILNLMRKVREEVYNQKGITLNAEVRIISNDENEKF is encoded by the coding sequence ATGGTTAAATCTTTTAATGGTGTTTTAAGTAAAGAGAATGTTTCTTTAAAAAAATTTAATACTTTCAGGGTTAATGCTAAGGCTTTAGAATTTTATATGCCTGAAACTATTAATGGTTTTATAGATTTGATTAAATATCTTAATGATAATAATAAAAGATATATGATTTTAGGAGGCGGAAGCAATATATTATTTTTGGATAAGGTTATAGAATTTCCAATTATTTATATGGGCTTTTTCTCACGCATAGAGCATACATCTCATAATATTTTAGCATATTCAGGGGCAAAAGTTTCGGATGTTGTTAAATATGCTTATAAAAATGCCTTTACAGGTTTAGAGTTTTTATCAGGACTTCCTGGTACTATAGGAGGGGCTGCTTATATGAATGCCAGATGCTATGAACATTCCGTATCTGAGTTTATAGATAAAGTTGGTATAATAGATGATAATATTGAATATATGCATATAAATGTTGAAGATTGTGAGTACGCTTATAAAAGAAGCATTTTTCAGTATAAGAAATATATAATTGTAGATGTGAGATTTAAACTAAATAAGGGTTCAAAAAAATTAATTAAGCCTGAAATGAAAAAGTTTTATAAAGATAGAAAGAATAAAAATCAATTTAAATATCCTTCTGCCGGAAGTACTTTTTTAAATGATTATGAAACTAATATGATAGCAGGTAAGGTTATAGATTCAATTAATATGAGAAATGTTAGGGTAGGAGGTGCTATGGTTTCACCTTATCATGCAAATTTTATAATCAATTATAACAATGCTACAGGAAGAGATATTTTAAATCTTATGAGAAAAGTAAGAGAGGAAGTTTATAATCAAAAAGGCATTACTTTAAATGCTGAAGTTAGAATCATTTCCAATGATGAAAATGAAAAATTTTAA
- a CDS encoding BspA family leucine-rich repeat surface protein: protein MCKYKPKDKEELKKLVEDNNIYLGDIDTSLITDMSNLFSKTKRKDYSGIENWNTENVINMESMFNIFHNNTFNQCVNNWNVSKVENMKKMFSGCSKFNQPLDKWDISKVNDMGGMFLACKEFNQDINSWNVSNVTDMSNMFCLCEKFNKPLDKWNVSKVENMKKMFSGCSKFNQPLDKWDISKVNDMGGMFLACKEFNQNINSWNVSNVRNMKEMFFNCYNFNQPLDKWNVSNVENMTVMFAGAYNFNKSLNDWDISNVKYMLSMFNGAGSFNKPLNKWNTAKLENMYSMFYNAIMFNQDLSNWNLDNVSDLAFAFEETPLKKNNKIPIQFIIAEYVTAKNKSSKIEQFEIIKNNVKEAYKSIINYNNKIYTDFRIMLENEFYRELSELKTNNNEVLNFISIEDIENSINYDKKNNQKLNFIDDIIKEKEIKVLTKDKSKIIGIKIIKYIYLEYFNLKKYIYKIQTLDNIINFLDEESFKNCIREIYINSQKDVSVLVCGVYADDNMLIEMYNRENSSLLFMKILALHTDSKFALSLLYNVFARNKKASIKKEAISLLNFIAEKMNLELYELGFKVVYDFGLDKRGEKIIEVNDNKYKISLKNNNAVELFDINNKKELKSIPKYFPENIKEEIKHIRKEIPNILKSQNYNLIKILISGKKYNYKFWKEIFIDNPIMNKYAYSLIWNLYDENMNLKTSFRYLGDGSYTDYDDNNVVMDENCYINLSSVFDLTKEDIAKWKMHLNDYEIFQPINQFPIINIYTSDFNKVIEKLKNIEIVYSSLKAFASRYSMNVIYKFSESIFYFEDFKKDQFIIKIEFQEYVNNGDIVKINISFINSENKTVENRFIYYWLVLMITDLKKEKLFY, encoded by the coding sequence ATGTGTAAATATAAACCCAAAGATAAAGAAGAATTAAAAAAATTAGTAGAAGATAATAATATATATTTAGGCGATATTGATACCTCATTAATAACTGATATGTCAAATTTATTTTCAAAAACTAAGAGAAAAGATTATTCAGGTATAGAAAATTGGAATACAGAGAATGTTATTAATATGGAATCTATGTTTAATATATTTCATAATAATACTTTTAATCAATGTGTCAATAATTGGAATGTTTCTAAAGTTGAAAATATGAAAAAAATGTTTTCAGGCTGCAGTAAATTTAATCAGCCTTTAGACAAATGGGATATTTCAAAAGTAAATGATATGGGGGGAATGTTTTTAGCTTGTAAGGAATTTAATCAGGATATTAATAGTTGGAATGTATCTAATGTTACAGATATGAGTAATATGTTTTGTTTATGTGAAAAGTTTAATAAGCCTTTGGATAAATGGAATGTTTCTAAAGTTGAAAATATGAAAAAAATGTTTTCAGGCTGCAGTAAATTTAATCAGCCTTTAGACAAATGGGATATTTCAAAAGTAAATGATATGGGGGGAATGTTTTTAGCTTGTAAGGAATTTAATCAGAATATTAACAGCTGGAATGTATCTAATGTTAGAAATATGAAAGAGATGTTTTTTAATTGTTATAATTTTAATCAGCCTTTAGATAAATGGAATGTTTCTAATGTTGAAAATATGACAGTTATGTTTGCTGGTGCTTATAATTTTAATAAATCTTTAAATGATTGGGATATTTCAAATGTAAAATATATGCTTTCTATGTTTAATGGAGCAGGAAGTTTTAATAAGCCTTTAAATAAATGGAATACTGCAAAATTAGAAAATATGTATAGTATGTTTTATAATGCTATAATGTTTAATCAGGATTTATCAAATTGGAATTTGGATAATGTATCAGATTTAGCTTTTGCATTTGAAGAAACTCCATTAAAAAAGAATAATAAAATTCCTATACAATTTATAATTGCTGAATATGTAACAGCAAAGAATAAATCATCAAAGATTGAACAGTTTGAAATAATAAAAAATAATGTAAAAGAAGCATATAAAAGTATTATTAATTATAATAATAAAATATATACTGATTTTAGAATAATGCTTGAAAATGAATTTTATAGAGAATTATCAGAATTAAAAACGAATAATAATGAAGTATTAAATTTTATCAGTATAGAAGATATAGAGAATTCTATAAATTATGATAAAAAGAATAATCAAAAATTAAATTTTATTGATGATATAATAAAAGAAAAAGAAATAAAAGTTTTAACTAAAGATAAATCAAAAATTATAGGCATAAAAATAATAAAGTATATTTATTTAGAGTATTTTAATTTAAAAAAATATATTTATAAAATACAAACACTTGATAATATAATTAATTTTCTTGATGAAGAAAGTTTTAAAAATTGTATAAGAGAAATATATATTAATTCTCAAAAAGATGTTTCTGTTTTAGTTTGCGGTGTATATGCTGATGATAATATGTTAATTGAAATGTACAATAGAGAAAATAGTTCATTATTATTTATGAAGATTTTAGCATTGCATACAGACAGTAAATTCGCTTTAAGTTTATTATATAATGTTTTTGCTAGGAATAAAAAGGCTTCTATTAAAAAAGAGGCTATTAGTTTATTAAATTTTATTGCTGAAAAAATGAATTTAGAGTTATATGAATTAGGTTTTAAAGTAGTATATGATTTTGGATTAGATAAAAGAGGAGAGAAAATTATAGAAGTAAATGATAATAAATATAAAATCTCTCTTAAAAATAATAATGCAGTAGAATTGTTTGATATTAACAATAAAAAAGAATTAAAATCAATACCTAAATACTTTCCTGAAAATATAAAAGAAGAAATAAAGCATATTAGAAAAGAGATTCCTAATATATTGAAAAGTCAGAATTATAATTTAATAAAAATTTTAATAAGCGGTAAGAAATATAATTATAAATTTTGGAAAGAAATTTTTATTGATAATCCTATAATGAATAAATATGCATATAGTTTAATTTGGAATTTATATGATGAAAATATGAATTTAAAAACTTCTTTTAGATATTTAGGCGACGGCAGTTATACTGACTATGATGATAATAATGTTGTTATGGATGAAAATTGTTATATTAATTTATCTAGTGTATTTGACTTAACTAAAGAAGATATTGCAAAATGGAAAATGCATTTAAATGATTATGAGATATTTCAGCCTATAAATCAGTTTCCGATTATTAATATATATACTTCAGATTTTAACAAAGTAATAGAAAAGCTGAAAAACATAGAAATAGTTTATTCAAGTTTGAAAGCATTTGCAAGCAGATATTCTATGAATGTTATTTATAAATTTTCAGAGAGTATATTTTATTTTGAAGATTTTAAAAAAGATCAATTTATTATTAAAATAGAGTTTCAAGAATATGTTAATAATGGAGATATTGTAAAAATTAATATATCATTTATTAATAGTGAAAATAAAACAGTTGAAAATAGATTCATATATTATTGGCTTGTTTTGATGATAACAGATTTAAAAAAAGAAAAACTTTTTTATTAA
- a CDS encoding BspA family leucine-rich repeat surface protein, translating to MMKYYPQTKEELRILIQDENIYLGDIDTSLITDMKYLFSLIKREDFSGIDKWNVSNVIDFSYMFRECVNFNEDISKWNLSNAENIKGMFKYCKKFNQNLNSWNVSKVKEMVYTFAHCSNFNQPLDNWDTSNVISATGMFMNCRNFNQNINNWNVSKLEYANNMFEECWNFNQSLDKWNTSSLISTASMFKHCINFNQNINNWDVSKLEYAHSMFEDCYSFNQPLDNWDTSNLKYISNMFKFCYEFNQPLNTWNTSKIIEMDYVFDKAKKFNQPLDKWDTSNVVSMQCLFYDAESFNQSLSTWKVDKVENMIGMLFRSGFQHYDSLGDWNIESLEYLGDWSDVISKNIDKLSLKWILYLYAFDNENKIIINKIEENIKEIHKIASEIKNKKVQFAKRKLENIYYDDLKEVVDYEIFDSIEKYEETIKLNKKDEKKVSYIENCNVLIKDKSRIVDIKVIKYIYLKYLELKRDIYYLLEIDSIIGLLDRESFLTFAKNIYIETYKEAAAVVYGLYGGDEALREIYKKEKDSNFFLIILSSVKTTEYSIKLLYDIYSKTKKSELRENAFNLINKISKEIGLDIDDLELKFSSNLGFDSRGEKIINDNYKLILNADYSVNIFDIKNNKELKAVPRDFTETEKEEIKYIKKEIPKVIKKLSINLTKLLMYEKKYNYSFFKEVFIDNSIMNKFASSLIWNLYDKDNLFLTTFRYAGDGSYTNCDDEEVNIDDDSFISLASPIEMNNETITKWRKQLEDYELTQTINQLSIIKLDKNNLENEIKKLQNIEISYGTFKAFGTRYSMNPSYLDYGVVETYNLKLENGDSLEITINANNDIDYKDKVKININFFNDNQKLQDRFIYTLLILMIWDFRLTDMFS from the coding sequence ATAATGAAATATTATCCTCAAACAAAAGAAGAATTAAGAATTTTAATACAAGATGAAAATATTTACTTAGGTGATATAGATACTAGTTTAATAACGGATATGAAATATTTATTTTCATTAATAAAAAGAGAAGATTTTTCTGGTATAGATAAATGGAATGTAAGTAATGTTATAGATTTTAGTTATATGTTCAGGGAGTGTGTAAATTTTAATGAAGATATTTCTAAATGGAATCTATCTAACGCTGAAAATATAAAAGGAATGTTTAAATATTGTAAAAAATTTAATCAAAATTTAAATTCTTGGAATGTATCTAAAGTAAAAGAAATGGTTTACACATTTGCTCATTGTTCAAATTTCAATCAGCCTTTAGATAATTGGGATACTTCCAATGTAATAAGTGCTACTGGTATGTTTATGAATTGTAGAAATTTCAATCAAAATATTAATAATTGGAATGTTTCAAAATTAGAATATGCCAATAACATGTTTGAAGAATGCTGGAATTTCAATCAGTCTTTAGATAAATGGAATACTTCTAGTTTAATAAGTACTGCTAGTATGTTTAAGCATTGTATAAACTTTAATCAAAATATTAATAATTGGGATGTTTCTAAATTAGAATATGCACATAGTATGTTTGAAGATTGTTATAGTTTTAATCAGCCTTTAGATAATTGGGATACTTCTAATTTGAAATATATATCAAATATGTTTAAATTTTGCTATGAATTTAATCAGCCGTTAAATACTTGGAATACATCTAAAATTATAGAAATGGATTATGTTTTTGATAAAGCTAAAAAGTTTAATCAGCCTTTGGATAAATGGGACACTTCTAATGTAGTATCTATGCAATGTTTATTTTATGATGCAGAAAGTTTTAATCAGAGTTTGAGTACTTGGAAAGTCGATAAAGTAGAAAATATGATTGGAATGTTATTTAGAAGCGGTTTTCAGCATTATGATTCTTTGGGGGATTGGAATATTGAATCTCTTGAGTATTTAGGCGATTGGTCTGATGTTATTTCTAAAAATATAGATAAATTAAGTTTGAAATGGATTTTATATTTATATGCTTTTGATAATGAGAATAAAATTATAATTAACAAAATAGAGGAGAATATAAAAGAGATTCATAAAATAGCTTCAGAAATAAAAAATAAAAAAGTTCAATTTGCTAAAAGAAAATTAGAAAATATTTATTATGATGATTTGAAAGAAGTTGTTGATTATGAAATATTTGACAGTATTGAAAAATATGAAGAAACTATTAAATTAAATAAAAAAGATGAGAAGAAAGTTTCTTATATAGAAAATTGTAATGTGTTAATAAAAGATAAATCAAGAATAGTTGATATAAAAGTTATAAAATATATATACTTAAAATATTTAGAGTTAAAAAGAGATATTTATTATTTGCTTGAAATTGATTCTATAATTGGTTTACTTGACAGAGAAAGTTTTTTGACTTTTGCTAAAAATATTTATATAGAAACATATAAAGAAGCTGCTGCTGTTGTTTATGGTTTGTATGGCGGCGATGAAGCTTTAAGAGAAATATACAAGAAAGAGAAAGACTCTAATTTCTTTTTGATAATTTTATCATCAGTAAAAACGACAGAATACAGTATTAAGTTATTATATGATATTTATTCAAAAACTAAAAAATCAGAATTGAGAGAAAATGCTTTTAATTTAATAAATAAGATATCAAAGGAAATAGGACTTGATATTGATGATTTAGAATTAAAGTTTAGTTCAAATTTGGGATTCGATTCAAGAGGAGAAAAAATTATTAATGATAATTATAAATTAATTTTGAATGCAGATTATTCTGTAAATATATTTGATATAAAAAATAATAAGGAGTTAAAAGCAGTACCTAGAGATTTTACAGAAACTGAAAAAGAAGAAATTAAATATATCAAAAAAGAAATACCAAAAGTAATAAAGAAACTTTCTATAAATTTAACAAAATTATTGATGTATGAAAAGAAATATAATTATAGTTTTTTCAAAGAAGTATTTATTGATAATTCTATAATGAATAAATTTGCTTCTTCACTTATTTGGAATTTGTATGATAAAGATAATTTGTTTTTAACTACATTTAGATATGCAGGTGACGGAAGTTATACAAATTGCGATGATGAAGAAGTAAATATTGATGATGACAGCTTTATAAGTTTGGCAAGTCCTATAGAAATGAATAATGAAACTATTACAAAATGGAGAAAACAATTAGAAGATTACGAACTTACTCAAACAATAAATCAATTAAGTATAATAAAATTAGATAAAAATAATTTGGAAAATGAAATAAAAAAATTACAAAACATTGAAATATCTTATGGTACTTTTAAGGCTTTCGGTACTAGGTATTCAATGAATCCTAGTTATTTAGATTATGGTGTAGTTGAAACTTATAATTTAAAACTAGAAAATGGAGATAGTCTTGAAATCACTATAAATGCTAATAATGATATTGATTACAAAGATAAAGTAAAAATAAATATTAATTTTTTTAATGATAATCAAAAATTGCAGGATAGATTTATTTATACATTACTTATTTTGATGATTTGGGATTTTAGGCTTACTGATATGTTTTCTTAA
- a CDS encoding BspA family leucine-rich repeat surface protein produces the protein MYTPKNKIELRSLIENNNIYLGDIDTSLITDMSMLFDKPNFACFEGSYSEYESYNVRIDFSGIDKWDTSNVVNMRSMFHNIKNFNININDWDVSKVIDMAYMFCGAENFNKPLNKWNVSNVKSMTCMFKNACSFNQDLNAWNINKEADIKDMFFNTKIDSKPVWYIL, from the coding sequence GTGTATACGCCAAAGAATAAAATAGAATTAAGAAGTTTAATAGAAAACAATAATATTTATTTAGGAGATATAGACACTTCATTAATAACCGATATGTCTATGCTTTTTGATAAGCCTAATTTTGCATGTTTTGAAGGCTCTTATAGTGAATATGAGAGTTATAATGTTAGGATAGATTTTTCTGGTATAGATAAATGGGATACTTCCAATGTTGTTAATATGAGGTCTATGTTTCATAATATAAAAAATTTCAATATAAATATAAATGATTGGGATGTTTCTAAAGTTATTGATATGGCTTATATGTTTTGCGGAGCCGAGAATTTTAATAAGCCTTTGAATAAATGGAATGTATCTAATGTAAAATCTATGACTTGTATGTTTAAAAATGCTTGCAGTTTTAATCAGGATTTGAATGCTTGGAATATAAATAAAGAGGCTGATATTAAGGATATGTTTTTTAATACGAAAATTGATTCAAAACCTGTTTGGTATATTTTATAA
- a CDS encoding DUF6198 family protein — protein sequence MTSENKHIIISGELALILVVIINSFGVVLMLYSGSGISAISSVPYAFSEVIKNISLGTFTYIFQTLLVLVLMILRKKFVGEYLFSFVVGFCFGKFVDIHAAWINHLPLTITSRIIYFIISYFILAFGIALSNRCGLPIIPTDLFPRELSNIIKVPYAKIKITFDVTCLLTTAILTFIFLGHIKGLGIGTVLAAFTMGKSISFIGKLLDKRIEFIPYIKNYCINKIMHKL from the coding sequence ATGACATCAGAAAATAAGCATATTATAATAAGCGGAGAATTAGCATTAATTTTAGTCGTAATTATAAATAGTTTCGGAGTTGTATTAATGCTTTATTCAGGTTCAGGAATATCTGCTATATCAAGCGTGCCTTATGCTTTTTCTGAGGTTATAAAGAATATATCTCTTGGAACTTTTACTTATATTTTTCAAACTCTACTCGTATTAGTACTTATGATATTAAGGAAAAAATTTGTCGGAGAGTATTTATTTAGTTTTGTTGTAGGGTTTTGTTTCGGTAAATTTGTAGATATACATGCTGCTTGGATAAATCATTTACCATTAACAATAACAAGCAGGATAATATATTTCATAATAAGTTATTTTATATTAGCATTCGGAATAGCTCTATCAAATAGATGCGGACTTCCCATAATACCAACAGATTTATTCCCAAGAGAATTATCCAATATAATAAAAGTACCTTATGCCAAAATAAAAATAACATTCGATGTAACCTGCCTTTTAACAACAGCAATACTTACATTTATATTTTTAGGACATATAAAAGGACTTGGAATAGGTACTGTACTTGCCGCTTTTACAATGGGTAAATCTATATCCTTTATAGGAAAACTTCTAGATAAAAGAATAGAATTTATACCATATATAAAAAACTATTGCATAAATAAAATAATGCATAAACTTTAA
- a CDS encoding PD-(D/E)XK nuclease family protein — MKKMHLDIINFLFDKNRELINNKETILNLLLENYESLINSLKEYKLSKPPRINIFKLIDIEELERKNSTILYELLKININNENVRFNFINSFLQYIFKEDIINDSNETFEIEKEYSPKGTQKSIDLYIHNRNFSVIIENKINSGDNGDNQLLNYIKYVKDEISHNNIYIIYLTRGGYLPSENSLPTKERIKLKNKFINISHRNIADWLKYIIYEDENCNFIHMKEYDNLKSAIVQIIEEEEYLSSSSEEDTFMQDKLKELLQSNDAYNNISTPEEAQEYIDLIESTIEILRHQKTDNMQDYIDYIKKVSDILREDKKYKFEIEDSDTIKDNLFNKNFSHTIYKGSDQIEGLYIILVLKYNHISVGFDTGGIKKRELGNIIEKIKNYKIKWLNINDNEGIWYDIDINNKSAEDTASKMKELYDALKNIK, encoded by the coding sequence ATGAAAAAAATGCATTTAGATATAATAAATTTTTTATTTGATAAAAATAGAGAATTAATTAATAATAAAGAAACCATTTTAAATCTTTTATTAGAAAATTATGAAAGTCTTATTAATTCTTTAAAAGAATATAAATTAAGTAAACCACCAAGAATTAATATATTTAAACTAATTGATATAGAAGAATTAGAACGTAAAAATTCTACAATATTATATGAATTACTGAAAATAAATATTAATAATGAAAATGTACGATTCAATTTTATAAACTCTTTTTTACAATATATTTTTAAAGAAGATATTATAAATGATAGTAATGAAACATTTGAAATAGAAAAAGAGTATAGTCCAAAAGGAACTCAAAAATCTATAGATTTGTATATTCATAATAGAAATTTTTCTGTTATTATTGAAAATAAAATTAACAGCGGAGATAATGGAGATAATCAGCTATTAAATTATATCAAGTATGTAAAAGATGAAATAAGTCATAATAATATTTATATTATATATTTAACTAGAGGCGGTTATTTACCTTCAGAAAATAGTTTACCAACAAAAGAAAGAATAAAATTAAAAAATAAATTTATTAATATATCACATAGAAATATTGCTGATTGGCTTAAATATATTATTTATGAAGATGAAAATTGTAATTTTATACATATGAAAGAATATGATAATTTGAAATCTGCAATAGTTCAAATTATAGAAGAAGAGGAATATTTAAGTTCAAGCAGCGAAGAGGATACTTTTATGCAAGATAAATTAAAAGAATTATTACAAAGCAATGATGCATATAATAATATTAGTACTCCTGAAGAAGCACAGGAATATATTGATTTGATTGAAAGTACAATAGAAATATTAAGACACCAAAAAACTGATAATATGCAAGATTATATAGATTATATTAAAAAAGTATCTGATATTTTGAGAGAAGATAAAAAATATAAATTTGAAATAGAAGATTCTGATACTATAAAAGATAATTTATTTAATAAAAATTTCTCTCACACAATATATAAAGGATCTGATCAAATAGAAGGTTTGTATATTATTTTAGTACTTAAATATAATCATATAAGTGTAGGATTTGATACAGGAGGAATTAAAAAAAGAGAATTAGGAAATATAATAGAAAAAATAAAAAACTATAAAATAAAATGGCTTAATATAAATGATAATGAAGGTATATGGTATGATATAGATATAAATAATAAAAGTGCTGAAGATACAGCTTCTAAAATGAAAGAATTATATGATGCATTAAAAAATATAAAATAA
- a CDS encoding segregation and condensation protein A: MEENINETQQENNNTINADASAKEETENSKPDYKEFTVSLSSIDYEGPLSILFDMLKRSEKSIYEVSILEIIDQFVEYLKAQAALNLDSTGDFLVVASEFHLYKSKMLLPHDMDDDKFTDKLKFEIVEQMLEFQRYKMVSEELDKLQDTSDTIFERKDTERVKFFKTVSTDDNEVAWKDITLYDLVYAFTKVQFVPETDLAVLSGMSNFHIDNAIDMIRIKLSETAFFPFITLFKDGVTKRQLVTFFLAMLELVKEKEILLKQEMKFREIYVFKRDEKFMPKAEEDKSDDYEESAEESNNNSEEAPNNEEAIEESNENTENNSSEENNQNNSNNENSENISNNSDNQNQ, encoded by the coding sequence ATGGAAGAAAATATAAACGAAACACAGCAAGAAAATAATAATACAATAAATGCAGACGCTTCAGCCAAAGAAGAAACAGAAAACAGTAAGCCGGATTATAAAGAGTTTACAGTTTCATTATCCAGTATAGATTATGAAGGACCATTGTCTATACTTTTTGATATGCTTAAAAGAAGTGAGAAAAGTATATATGAAGTGTCTATACTTGAAATTATAGACCAGTTTGTAGAATATTTGAAGGCTCAGGCTGCTTTAAATTTGGATTCAACTGGAGACTTTTTGGTTGTTGCTTCAGAGTTCCACCTTTATAAATCCAAAATGCTTCTTCCTCATGATATGGACGATGATAAATTTACAGATAAGCTTAAATTTGAAATAGTTGAACAGATGCTTGAATTTCAAAGATATAAAATGGTTTCTGAAGAACTTGATAAACTTCAGGATACATCAGACACTATATTTGAAAGAAAAGATACTGAAAGGGTAAAATTCTTCAAAACTGTAAGTACAGATGATAATGAGGTAGCTTGGAAGGATATTACGCTTTATGATTTGGTTTATGCATTCACTAAGGTGCAGTTTGTTCCGGAAACAGATTTGGCGGTTCTTTCGGGAATGTCTAATTTCCATATAGATAATGCCATTGATATGATAAGAATCAAATTATCTGAAACAGCCTTCTTTCCTTTTATTACTTTATTTAAAGACGGAGTTACTAAAAGACAGCTTGTTACATTCTTTTTGGCCATGCTTGAACTTGTTAAAGAGAAAGAAATTCTTCTTAAACAAGAGATGAAGTTTAGAGAGATTTATGTATTTAAAAGAGATGAAAAGTTTATGCCTAAAGCAGAAGAAGATAAATCAGATGATTATGAAGAGTCAGCAGAAGAAAGTAATAATAATTCAGAAGAAGCTCCTAATAATGAAGAGGCTATAGAAGAAAGTAACGAAAATACTGAAAATAATTCTTCAGAAGAAAATAATCAAAATAATAGCAATAATGAAAATTCTGAAAATATTTCTAATAATTCAGATAATCAGAATCAATAA
- a CDS encoding BspA family leucine-rich repeat surface protein, giving the protein MIYKPQTKEELRNLIQDENIYLGDIDTSLITDMSELFQNSKRVNFEGLETWNTSNVVNMSSMFELAENFNYNINSWDVSKVENMSKMFNYAVIFNQPLNDWNISNVKNISFMFYNCFRFDQPLYKWDTSNIETLHVTFFGCKNFNQNIENWNVSNVKDMRYTFYECSNFNQPLNNWDTSNVTDMSGMFSKANKFNQPLDKWNTSKVINMEVMFYYALSFNQNINSWNVSEVKYMNDMFFAAESFNQSIENWDINKYCDIKDIFSSSYNNMKSILKIYFIAKGNYKKQLLSMLENCDIKEVYKEVLKYNKLKDFIKKLENIYYEELKELIENKKNILNEYKQKSKIK; this is encoded by the coding sequence ATGATATATAAACCTCAAACTAAAGAAGAATTAAGAAATCTAATACAAGATGAAAATATTTACTTGGGTGATATTGATACAAGTTTAATAACAGACATGAGCGAATTGTTTCAAAACAGTAAGAGAGTAAATTTTGAAGGACTTGAAACTTGGAATACTTCTAATGTTGTTAATATGAGCAGTATGTTTGAATTGGCAGAAAATTTTAATTATAATATTAATAGCTGGGACGTTTCTAAAGTTGAAAATATGTCAAAGATGTTTAACTATGCTGTTATATTTAATCAGCCTCTTAATGACTGGAATATCTCTAATGTTAAAAATATCAGCTTTATGTTTTATAATTGCTTTAGGTTTGATCAGCCTTTGTATAAATGGGATACTTCAAATATTGAAACTTTACATGTTACATTTTTTGGCTGTAAGAATTTTAATCAGAATATAGAAAATTGGAATGTTAGCAATGTAAAAGATATGCGTTATACTTTTTATGAATGTTCTAATTTTAATCAGCCTTTAAATAATTGGGATACTTCAAATGTTACCGATATGTCCGGTATGTTTTCAAAAGCTAATAAATTTAATCAGCCGCTTGATAAATGGAATACTTCAAAAGTTATAAATATGGAAGTTATGTTTTATTATGCTTTGAGTTTCAATCAGAATATAAATTCTTGGAATGTAAGCGAAGTTAAGTATATGAATGATATGTTTTTTGCAGCAGAAAGTTTTAATCAGTCAATAGAAAATTGGGATATTAATAAATATTGTGATATTAAAGATATTTTTTCAAGTTCTTATAATAATATGAAATCAATATTGAAAATTTATTTTATTGCTAAAGGTAATTATAAAAAACAATTGCTTTCTATGCTTGAAAACTGCGATATAAAAGAAGTGTATAAAGAAGTTTTGAAATATAATAAATTAAAAGATTTTATAAAGAAATTAGAAAATATTTATTATGAAGAATTAAAAGAACTTATTGAAAATAAAAAAAATATTTTAAATGAATATAAACAAAAATCAAAAATAAAATGA